Genomic DNA from Canis lupus dingo isolate Sandy chromosome 32, ASM325472v2, whole genome shotgun sequence:
AGAAATAGTTTGGAGAGGACACTGTGCGGAAGGGCGGTGGTTTTGCTATTTACCACACACACAAGAAGACATGACCTTATTCTTAGCTTTATTCAGCAACCTAAATTTCCATGGTAAACAACGCTGGCCCCAGACTCAAAACAGCTGGCAACTATCTTCgacaaaaatggaaagagaatgatttattgctttattctttttcttcccctcatcTGCCATTATTACTTGATTAACCTGTATTACAACTTCCAGAGCTTCCATTATTACAGCcaacaaatgagtgaaattatcCTCTTACATCCAACATTGTGGTACTCTTATCTTTCTCCCCATGTTGTATCCAAAACAAGTAGACAAGTCTCAGATTCTTCCTACCTCCCGGTACAGCTGGAAATAGAGTCAGTGACTGACTTCACCTCCTTTGTCACTTCTCAACATTTGAGAGATGTATGCCAAACAAGTAGTGGCCGAACAACATAGATTTGAGAGGTGAGGGTCCATTTAAAAAGTACCTTCCTGGCACCAGTCACTGAGTCACTCCTGAGGACTCAGCGGCCTCCCCCTTGAACGCCCTTACTTCTCCATGCTCTGTGCCTCCCCCTACCCCTTTCCACAGGGGAAAAGGAATCTTATGTCAGCTATCCAGATTCTCCACTTTTTCTACCCCTTTGCTGATGCAAAGAAGAGTGATGATCTGCTTCCTGCTGGCACTGAGGATTATATCCATATAAGAATTCaacagaagggcacctgggtgtatcagtggttgagtggccacctttggctcaggttgagatcccagggttttgggatcaagtcccacctcaggctcccttcagggagcctgcctctccctctgcctacctatgtctctgcctccctctgtgtgtctctcatgaataaataaataaaatcttttttaaaaaaatcagcagagAAACGGTAGGAAGACCTTTACTAACTGTCCAAGGGATGGCTAATGACTATGATAAAAAGACACTAGTGAAGGTGTTTAAGAAGAAATTTGCTTGCAATGGTACTGCAGCTGAGCATCCAGAATATGGAGAAGTCATTCAGCTACAGGGTGACCAGTGCAAGAACATGTGCCGGTTCTCCTAGACATTGGACTGGCTAACGATGATCCGCTGAAGCTCATGGGTTTTAAGTGCTTTTGGTTCATGGAAGCTTAAGTGAGGATTTCCTTGCAATGAGTAGAATTTCCCTTCTGTCCCTTGTCACAAGTTTAAAAACCTCACAGCTTATATAATGTAACCATTCGGGGTCTGCTCTTAACTTGAACTAGTATAACTCCTTGATGCAATAAACTGAAAAGAGCCATgcctagatagatagatgatagatagatagatgatagatagacagtACCTTCCTATCATGGTTTTTATCTAAGGAAGATAGGGAGGTATTGCCTCTAATAGATATTaggaaaaacaagcaaatgaacaaGTGAGGTAAAAATACCTCCACACAGAATAAAAGGCATTGACAGAAGGAAAGTCATTGACAGAATAAAAGGCAACTCActgaatggtagaaaatatttgcaagtcatatatctgacgaggggtcaatatccaaaatatataaagaacttgtagaactcaacagcaaaaaacaatccaatgaaAAAGCGGGCGGAggaattgaatagacatttttccaaaagagaCATGCAAATGACAAACGGGGTAGGAGAAAGcgttcagcatcactaatcatcaaggaactgtaaatcaaaaccaaaaggaGATATTACTTCACTTCTGTaggaatggctatcatcaaaaggagaagggagaacaagtgttggtgaggatgtggagtaaaggtAACACTTGTgtgctgttggtgagaatgtgaattagtgcagccactgtggaaaacagtatggggattcattaaaaaattaaaaatagagctactgtatgatccagcaatcccactttcaGGTATATATCTgagggaaatgaaatcagtaccTCGAAGTGAaatctgcacccctatgtttattgtagcgttatttacaatagtcaataCATAGAAATagctatatatatacacacatatatgtgtatacgtGTATTATGtataactatatatacacacatatatatatgtatgtttatatgtgtatatatattttgtctgtATACTTACATGcaatcaaatattaaatattttataatatttattttgtatatttataacaataaaacTTAGCTCATCCATAAAAAAGGGAATCCTACCATTTATGACGCATGAAGTGACCTTGAGGgtgttatactaagtgaaataagtcagagagaaaaatatgaatactaaatatgtggaatctaaaagtaATGAACttctagaaaaagagaacagattggtggttgccagagatagaggaaatgggtgaaggtgataaaaaaaagtacaagtttccagttataaaataagtaagtcctgggATGTAATGTCCACCATGAGGACTATAGtgaacaatactgtattgtatgttttaaagttgctaagaggggcatctggggggctcagttggttccatctgctttccactcaggtcatgatcccagggtcctaggaccaagccctgctcagcagagagtctgcttctccctctccaccattCCCTCACTTATGCTCTCTGGccctatctctctgtcaaataaatcaataaaatcttttaaaaaaaagaaaaaagttgcttAAAGAGTAGAACTTAAAACTTCTCAtcgcaagaaaaaaattataattatgtgaggtgatggatttTAACTAAACTTCttttggtaatcatttcacaatatatacacatatgtccCATGGTTaggttgtacaccttaaactaatacaatgtgattcaattacatctcaataaaattggaagaaaaaccTTCTGACTTTTCCCTAAATTATCTTACAACAAACACCAGAccttgaaagaaaacatttatacttGAAAACCCACAATAATTAGTTGGGTGTATTCACATGTGTAGAAAGACATATCACTgtcaaaatatattcatgaaacTAAGGTTCTGGAGCTGCCTGATATAGAGCTCTTGGAACAGTTTTTAAATCTCAATACACAGTACTTGAGATTGCCATATACTTTCTccctaaagattttgttttaatattctttcagttATCCTGAATATGTTTTGGATAAAGGCAAAATTAGGTGGTTGGACTAGATTTTAAGGTCCGTTTCAAATTATTGGCAAACACAAACACCAAAACCAGATTGTCATTGCTATGGCACTAGTAGAAGTGGGTTTTAGTTACAGAAACTGACCATGGATGTATGACTTTGTGGTCTCAAATGTCATTATGGAGATGTGTCAGCAAAACAGtaagaacaggggcacctgggtggttcagttggttaagggtctgacttttggttttggttcaggtcatgattttatgggtcatgatctcataggttatgatctcatggggggggtcatgagatctagcacTCCATCGatcctctgctccctctgcccctctccccactcatgcacaggttcacactctttctccctctctctaaaataatctttttttaaaaaggtaagaaaaacaaTGCACTGATCATTCCTTCAGACAAGTGATTTTCAAACTCAtctgtacattagaatcacctaggaaaccatgaaaaaaataatgatgactgAGTTATAACATCTTCATGGGTCCAGACATTGACATCTTTTAGGGATTCCTAGGTTATTACAATGTGTATCCAATGTCATAGAACAATAATTGTCAAATTTtagtgaacatttaaaatatctggaTAGTGATAACAATGCAGATTCTTGGGACCAAGCCTAGTACCCATATTGATTGATCTGGTGTGGCATCCGgtaatctacattttaaaaagtaagtccTCAAATGCTTTGATTCTTTGCATAATACTTTAAACTTAACTGCCATAACTGTTTGTGATACCAGTTGAAGTTGCAGCAAAAGCCAAGCCCTAGATGTTTGCTCTACTGAGAGCTGGACAAAACTCAATAGAAATGTCTGGTGTTCTTTGCAAGCTCCGAGGTCTCCTTATTTCATTATGTATTCCTCATCAGCTAGATAACTCATCTTTTAACATTCAGCTTTTTATTACCTACTCCTGAAATATCCTGGTTCCTGTAaattccctctttctttgcccTTTTGTCCCTATACAATTGTCTTACTGTTTTGTGAACCTTAATATTCTTATCTGTCttccaaaaaacacaaaatgcttTGAGATGACCCGCTGTGATTTGTTAATTTCTGAGATTCTAGTGCATGCTTCAACTGCTTATCACTGGGTGCCTCCAAAATTCCAAGTCTAATAGACAAAACATGATAAATATAGCACACTGTGAAATATACTATCTCAGTGATAAATGCAATATGCTATGgaaatacagatatttttgttcatctgtaaatttaatttattcatgacttttttttcttctccacaaTTAGCATGAATAATTCAGAGAAGGCTATATTCTGTCTAGCTGTGAATAAGAAGTTCACATGCAGTTGACTCAATTTTCCAAGCTATTGGAGAGGAACAAAAGCAGATAATCCAAAAATCACTTACATTTGTGTGTGAAATACATTCTGGCATTTCCTTTGGAATTAGTATGGCCAATGCTCTAGGAATTCCCAGTATTTCATATAAAAGACTCAGGGAACATCGGTAAGACCTGATTCACCAGAAGCCAAAAGAAGGCCCTCCTATATAGTTCTTCCACACACTATCCATATGGTCCTGAGGACTCCTCTGGAAGTAAGAGGAAgctatttaatgaaataaaaagaaacaagaaagggatTGTCATTTGTGGTGTGCTGTGTGTTTTAATATTGGACACCTGCCCTTCAAATTTAGTGGTCTCCTATTTATTTCCACATATACAAGAATATTCTGTTTATGTCAATAAGAGCTAATCAAGCAAAATAGTTATGGGACCCTTAAGAtcataatgcaaaataaaagaatcaagggAAATTTCTGAGGGTGATAGAATGGATTTATATTTtcccttcataaatatttaactatataaagagaaacatttttttcagaaagactTTTAGGTACTTCTACAAGTTAGATAATTTAACTTTACTCAAATAGGTACTTTTAGTAAAAGGACACTGGAAATTTATAAAATCCAGATTAAAATTGGTTATTGTATTTTCTATTAGAAGCATAAAAATTGCTTTATGGATATGTAAATGTGGTGgatttttttactctatttttctctctctttatatggAAGTGATATATTCCTTAATATTGATACAATTTACAAACCAGTAATTAAAATCTCCTCATTAAATCTTTGACTTTTAGTTTGGACTTGATCAGTTCTATCTCTAGCACTCACTCTACCCCTTCACCATTGGGTAAAACCATGGGGATCTGAGTAGGCAGAAATCAAACAGCAAAATCATATTCTCTTTCTGTGATTGGTTCAGGGAATTGGACCAAAGTTAATCCAGTTTTAGTCCATAGTTAGGATGGTAAGGGCTCTCCTTTTGGACTAGAAGGAGAAGCATACATTATTTCAGTTGCAGTTGGCAACTATCTCATGACCACAAAAAGAGTCAGTCCTTGGGATAAAGGTTCTTCGTGAAATCATTTAGTCATCAAATCAAGCATACCCGAATGAAGCCTGCCCTCCTTTAGACTTTGTAACTCTGTTAACTAATAAACCATCTTTATTGTGTACAAGAATTTGAGTTATAATGTCTGTTATTTGTAGCTGAAAAAACTCTTAACAGATATGAATACTTATAGCTTACATAATTATTTGTCAGATGAGAGAGAAGCAAAGTGGTTATTCTAACATGTGACAGAAAACAATAACAATTTCACAATAAAGTATAAAAGGATTTACATCTGTGGTATCATGTGTTTGAATCAGGCCTTAAAAATTGAGGGtagtttttcttgtattttgcaTTTCCTCTTGATCATGATAGAATGAGAAAATGTGACACAAAACTATCTAAGTGGCCTAATGGGAAgtaattttctcataattttcttatgtttattttacattcCGTCTCTCATATAACCAGTTTAGAAGGTACCTTTCAGATTATCTAGTcaaatcctttcattttataaGTGATGAAACTGAATCTCAATCAAGTTAAGTGAGATGGGCAAGAGGTGAGACAGGTGTTTTTGCCTCTTGACCTCTGATGAGCCTTCTCTAGGCTGTtgtatatgctgtctacaaaaaaacaaactaacaaacaaaaatttaaaaaagacaaatgacttAGGGGCTCTgaggtggcttggttggttgagtatccaactcttgatttctgctcaggtcatgatctaagggtcatgagattgagccccatgtcggggtccatctctctctctttctctctctctctctctccctccctccctcaagtaagtaaataaataaaatatgaaaaaaaaaaaacccacacatgaCTGAGTGAggtagattgcctttttgttcaCAACCAATTGTTTCCTCTCCTGTAAGACAATTATATCTCATTACTGTTACCATTTACCTTTTGGTGCCTCTCAGCACTTTCTGCTCTATCAGCAGCCTTGACCATGTGACTTGCTGAGGTAAATGTAAGTAGGTCTGGCAGAGTCATGGGCAAGAAACATTTGTGGTAAGAACTCATTGAAACTTGCAATTGTCACTTCAGCAAAGCTAGTATGATAATCAGAGGCAGGTATATCGTGTGTTGTAGAATGAGAAAAGGGCAAAGTCTTCAGTGCttgtgtggttcagtcagttaagtgtctgccttcagctcaggtcatgacctcagggtctggggttggagccccgcatcaggctccctgctcagcgggagtctgtttctccctctccttctgcccctccttgctcatgctctctctcaaagtaaataaataaaatctttaagataaaattcttttttaaaaaatttttatttatttatgatagtcacagagagagagagagaggcagagacacaggcagagggagaagcaggctccatgcaccgggagcccgacgtgggattcgatcccgggtctccaggatcgcgccctgggccaaaggcaagcgctaaaccgctgtgccacccagggttcccaagataaaattcttaaaaaaaaaaaaaaaaaaaaaagaacagagtccTGTACATGTAAAATGCATTCCTTGATTTTCACTGGATGTTTAAAGGGTATAATACTAGTTAGTCCCTCTCTCATGTCACTAACATCTTGCAAAATCTGAGTTAACCTATTCCATTATTTTTACTAATtgcaaggaaggagaagaaatggcaTAATTCATCAAGATACAGATAAATAATACCTATACTAATAAGATATCTTACGTTCATCCTGTGATAGGACATAGTCTACTATATTACATAAGTTTTAACATGTCTCATTCTTGACTGTGAACTTCTAGCAACAAGTACTGTTTCTGCATGTTCAACTCATAAAGATTACAAAGATACAGTTATTGACCTCAAAGAGGTCAGAGTTGATTATCTCATTCTTGTTTATGTATTGGGTTATGTAGTAGAGTACTATGgtttgtgaaagaaagaaaaagagagagagagaaatacatttgTTTGGAAGAGCCAGGGAATTTCCAATTGAGTATGGTATATAATCCGATGCCAAAGAATGAACAGGAGTTGTCAAGATAGTCTAAAGGGAAGGGACCAGCATATGCAAAGATAGTGAGTCATCAAGTATTACTTCATGGCTGAAGCAGAGGACAAATGTGAGGTGACAGGAAGAAGCAGATATGGGCTCAGCCATGACTGTTTATCAAACTGAGGACCTGACCTTTATTCTGTGTATAATAAAATGTCACAGGAGGAATATAATCAAAGTGCTGACATGGTCAGAATTTAGTTTtgcaagaatgaagaaaagaaaatctggtaACACTGGTAAGAAGACTTTTAAAAGTATCTGTTTTAGTGGGGTAAGAAACTCTAAGATCCTGCATTAAAATCAATGGCTGTGGGATACAAGGgcatttaaactttttataagGTATACTTTGCTGAATTTTGTGAGGACTGAGGTAGAAGTCACTTTCCCTAGGTAAGTATGTATATAGGAAAGTTATATCAAATATCttaatggaagaggaaagagaaaaattttaatgattaatCTGGAGTATAGATAGGACTCAAGACTAGGAGAGAATACCATCTGTATTAATCACTAATTtattccaagcctcagtttctgcaaCTACAAAACAGATATAGTGAAGTATCTTTttgtaagattatttattta
This window encodes:
- the LOC112647283 gene encoding eukaryotic translation initiation factor 1-like, translating into MSAIQILHFFYPFADAKKSDDLLPAGTEDYIHIRIQQKGTWVPLLTVQGMANDYDKKTLVKVFKKKFACNGTAAEHPEYGEVIQLQGDQCKNMCRFS